The genomic stretch TCCCGTCCCTCATGGACATAACACCGACATGAAAATTAATACCCCGAtaatatgaaaatcacacgccatacACCCGACTCTTTggcaagtaaaaatagttgatgaaaTTTACATGTTCAATATGTAAATGAAGCCACAtgtacataagtaaaacaccGATGCATAGAATCCCAAGTTTTGAAGGGTACAATTGCTCACTCAAACTGGTTCAATCATGTGtatcctaagctcgggagggtaaaattgctcacctgaacccactacacacacccAACACATTTTCAATACAAGGTAAGACTAGGATTAACCACTCACCTGAACATATTCGGGTTGCCCCGATCCTCGTGcatgcctcgatttgcgtgtcaaatcACAAACGCTTGtgcttatactcaacctcgagccatgACACTCCCTAagcaccatatttaattaaagagcatcaaaatctatttttcctcaaattttcataattttctctatttttctctcaattttcacctcgataatttcaaaataattatctcctcaaacattttcccaaatatttcaacataaaaattcctaaaataaatataaaaaaatactggaagaagaaataccaaaaatgcccttgtCACACGCTCAGCGCGTGCCTACGTGTGGActgtggcgcgtgcagccacgcgccaccttcttccctAATTTTTCGGCCGCCGCCGCCGACTCCGATGGAAGATTTGAACCCACCCCTTTGAAGCCCTTGAAAATTCGATCCTAGGGGTATCGCTTTCAGGCTGAAAGGACACCGGAAAGGCCACCGGAAGTCGAGTTGTAGGTCGGCCCTAGGCTTCCGCCTCGCGTCTTCGACCACTGCTCAAACAACCTCCAAACCGATGccaaacgctcccaaatgctccagaaacgaAGCTCACACACCAAGGAGCAAAATCCCCCTATCCCTTACCTTCGATTCGTCCTCAAACTCGACGAATTTGATGCCAAAATCTTGAAGTTTTCGGCTtctatttatacccaaaaactGGCCAAATCTCGGCCAATCAACGGCCatggcttggtccccaagcctcctaccgccgtatacgacctcccccaagCCATTCTCGGTCGTCCCATCCCCGGAATCgacctccacgtgcggtggtcTTGCAGCGGCCGTCTTCTCACCGTGTTCACACTGTAATTTTTGCTTAATTGCACTTCAACCCCTCTTAGTTTCTTCCAATCTCACTTTGGCCTTTCCAATgcacccctgatctttccaatactaccattaaggcccacaagtttagtatTTCTTATTTCACCCTTGAAATTCCTAAAAATTTACCTTTTTGACCTCACTCGGGCAAAATtggaaaattatattttggttCGGTTgctcgttttgaccttaaatccattagtttcaacccgaaattgcTCAAGAGTtgtttcatatacaaaatctaagTCTTCAAAacactccgttgacttttcaaatgttccctacgtcgattcgattttctcagcccggttgacagttgtaccgaaaactgttcctgatccaatttatttcatcacctaaaatcataactcatattaCTCGTCAATATtattccattttccttggctatgtagggtccggggtactccatTCGGCTGATTCAGTTGTTTAAAcctgcgatagtgtaccctaaaaCCTCactctttcaaaaattccactTATATCCTTCATCAAATACTGTTTATAATCTTAAggatttctcgggtattacacattGCCTGTTTCCACTTAGTGCTGTCATgggagctgacagcctcctcatagcAAGTAGGCTCACTGCTTTTCATCTCTATTCTAGCAACTAAGACACAAAATACCAGGTCTGAATATGCATATCTAATAAGAGGCCTGATAGATCTCCTTACTCGGTCTCAGGTGAGTTGATAGTTACTAAGGTCTTGTTGAGGAAGGTCATACTCCTCAACCTCAGGGTCATCAGGTTGGGCCTCATGATCACTATCCTAATCAGAGGTCTATTCTTGGGTTAAGGGTTCATCAAAGGTGTGGGGGTAATGTGAGGTTGAAGTAGCAGGAGGATCCTGTTGCTCCATCTCAATTTGCGTACTGCCACCTAATATAAAGTCATTAGGGTTGCTAGGTCTTGAGTTATCTTCATTATTGTCAATTTTGCATGGGAAGATTAGCTCATTAAATTTTACATCTCTGCTAATAATGATTTTAACTCCACTTGAAGTTCTATCCCATAGCCTATAACCCTTGGTTCCCTCTTGATATTcaacaaaaacatatttaataGCCCTGGGATCTAATTTTCCTTCTGATTGATGGGCATAAACCTCATAACCAAACACTCTTACATAGTCTAAGTTAAGTTTTCTCCCAATCCATTTCTCTTCAGGACACTTAAGATTGATTGCAGTAGAAGGGCTTTTATTTACTAGGTGGACTGCTATGGATAtggcttctccccaaaatgtTTTAGGCATTCTAACAGTAAACAAAAGGTATCTAACATTTTCTAATAGGGTTATGTTCATCCTctcagcaactccattttgctgatGAGTGTTTCTTACTGTCCTATGCCTAAGAATACCATGGGTTTTacataattaatcaaaatccCTATTACAGAACTCCAATCCATTATCagtttttagaattttgatCTTTCTATCAGTTTGATTTTCAACTAAAGTTTTCCATGATCTAAATTTTTCTAGAGTTTGATCCTtagatttcattaaaaatatccaTACCCttctagaaaaatcatcaattatggaCAAAAAATACATGTTACCGCTGTGTGAGGGAACTTGGGAAGGACCCCAAAGGTCTGCATGCAAATACTCTAGGTatgccttcgccaggtgagttccctttGAGAAACTCAatctgtgttgcttgcctaggGTACATGGCTCACAGAAGCCTAAGGCATCTACAGACACTAGACCAATGTACCCTTGGTTAGACAGTGCCTGAAGCCTTTTCtggctcatatggccaagtctcaagtgcTACAGATCTGTTCTATCAGATTTAACTATGCATGCAGATGGGATATGACAATAACCATTCAACACATATAAACCATGTTTCTTTGTACTAGAGAGAATAAGGTCATCATTCTTAAACACATGCAAAGaaccatttttagttttataggAAAACCCTAATTCATCTAAGGTGccaagagaaatcaaatttcgTTTTAATCCAGGTACATATCTCACATCAGTCAACATTCTAATCTTATTTTCATGTAATTTCAGAGAGATGTCACATATTCCTTTGATCTTGCATGAATGATTATTTCCCATAAAAACAGTACTAGTTTCTTTAGTgctaaagttttgaaaccaaTCTATCTTTGGACACATGTAAAAAGAGCATCCTaaatccataatccattcatttacAATTGATGTACCAGAGACATTTAAAACTTCAGTTAAAGAGTTTGAGTTACTGGCAGCTACTGTCACATTCCCACCCTATttctattatttaataaaattatagcaGTATTTTTTGATATGGCCATTTTTTCCCACAGTGGTAGCATTTTCATttagattgtttttgttttcacttctttccattttgttttcccttatGTCCTGTACCCCCATTCTAATTGTTGTTAAAACTACTTTGACCCTTTTCAGATTTTCcctttacaaataaattgttacCAGGTTTTTTAGAAGTGTGAAATTCTAATTCCCTAGCCTTGATACCAAAAATTATAAGTTCTAATGTAGGCATAATACCAATATACTGTAAAATATGTTTAACTACATTGTAATCATCAGGTAATGAGTTTAATAGTATCATTACCTCACTAGTATCTCCTAAGACTTGATCAGTTTCTCTTAACAtcaatgtaagtttagtaaattcatctatattaTCATCCATAGATTTCGatgcattcattttaaaattgaataacatacctttcaaataaactaagttaGGAGCAGAAACAACAACATACAAAGATTCAAACCTATTCCATAAATCAAGGGGGTTAGTCATACCGTCTACCTTTCTGATAACAGTATCCCCCAAATGGAGAAATATCAGGTTGAATGCCTCCTCCTTTATCTCATCAGTCCTAGCTGATTGCTCAGTGGACCATTTTCTGTCATCTGGTTCAAGTGCAAtgagcactttgtgatgagagagtaacactctcatcttctttttccaacttttgaaatccCCATTTTCATCAAATGTATCGATTTCAAATCAGGTTGTTATCATCTTTGCCTTGCACGAAGGTATCCTAATGAATCCCTAGACATTAACAGAGGCACACAGAAAAAAACCCATTGATCGTGACTCTTCAGAAAACCCTAGAGGCTTAAAAAATAGGACTAACCAAGGGACGAACAACCATAAACCGACTCTGAGTGGAACAAAGACTCACAgtgcatataaaaaaaatggctctgataccacttgttgcgCAAACAAAGAGCAAACCGTACACATACGCACACTTTGAATCATTGGAAAAAACCTTTAGACTATTCAACAGAGCCGAAAtctaaaagacaaaaaatacataGCAGACAAAcacaaatataaaatgatggaaatcaaaataACACGaaagatttaccgtggttcacccgaaAGGGTttcgtccacgttgagctccaccaaaggagagctcactgcactatcggAGTTAAAAATAGGGTTTACAATACTCATAGCATACAAGCCTCACAACTACTCTATGTACACAGACTAGTTCTTCTAACAAAAACGCCTCAAAACCATATATAAGAGGAAGATCAGAGGCTTACCCTATTGAACCAGAGAGAAGACTAAGAAGGAGCTAGAGAGTCCGAAAACaacaaaatgagaaagaacCCTCGAGCCACTAAGTGTCtattcactctctctctcaatctctgaTTAATTACACATCCCGATGTACAGTAAATAAATAGGGGTCGCACGATGCAATTGAAAGACTTGGATTGCACCAGGTAAAATGTGGCATCGACGGTCCAGATTACGCACAAGGACAAGACAATTGGCATGATCGAGTGAAAGGACGCCCGAGCGGTTGCCAAGCTGCCCTCCACTACCACGTGGCAGTGGTTGCTGCTAACCCTCCTGCCCAGGTCCTTAGAATGACTATGTCTTGTGGTTGGATTTCTTATTCTTCGTTATTGCTCAAATCTTCTGAAATTTAAGGCAGAACTATGGTCAGAGTTCTTATTCTTATTGTAGCACAAATTTATCCTTAGAAATTTACAGATGAACTACATTAGCCCATTATGGATGCTGAACAATCACATTAACCATTGAATGGGCTCACGAGTTGCTTTATTTCCTTGCTCTGCTTAGTTATTTTCACTTGTTAATCAGTTTGGAATGGAAGCCCCCGGAGATGAAATTAATAGTTCTAATACATTATTACTGCATTGATACATGACTATAAAACACGCGGAGCAGCATGTTGTGATACatagaaaagaagaggaaatagAGAATTAGGATAGTCTTGCTTGCAGGAAAAGGATAAATAGGATTTGTCTTGCTTGCAGGTGCATCAGGGATGTGGTTGCAGAGCAGCATAAGCAGGAGATGGAGAAGGCACAGGAGGTGGATCTTCTTCAGATGTTTCCTGCCCAGCAGAATGATCAATATGACAAGGTACATAACTCATTGACTTTGGATCTGGGCAGGACCTGTGCTTCGAGAAGAAGTGGGCACACTGAGCCGGGGTTTTCTGGGACGGAAGGTCCAAAATGCAATTCATGCTTACATTAAGCACTTTCCTCCGGATCAACTTGCGGCATTCTGGCCCAACCTGTGTGAAGAAGTTGTTGTTCAGGGTAAGGTTATACAGATTCTTCAGCTTGCACAATCCTTCCGGTACTGACCCATAGAGCTGGTTTGAGCCCAAGTTCAGCACTTGCATCTTCTTCAGGCATCCGAAAGAATGTGGGATGGGACCTGACAGCTTGTTCTTGCTGGCATCAAAGAGAGTTGCTTCCTTCAGCAATCCAATTTCATATGGAAGACAACCCGACAACCCATTGTTCAAGAGCACCACCTCAGTCAGCGACTTTGCAGCTTGGCCTATGCTTCTGGGGATTGGACCAGTAAATCTGTTGTTTGCCAAGTTGAGGTAAAGCACTGGGGTGCTGCCTAGGTTTCCAGGTATTTGGCCGCTGAATTGGTTGTTGTTGAGGAAAAGGACATCGAGGTCCATGCTGAAGACCTGAGGCGGCACTGAGCCGATGAGATAATTGAACCGGAGGTCCAGGAAGGTGAGGTTGGTGGCAAGAAGAACAGAGGCTGGGAATGCCCCTTTCAGCTTGTTGTTGCTCAAGTCTAGCTCGAATAAATAGGGTTGCTGAGCAATTTTGGGGCGTATGTCTCCAGTGAAGTTGTTGGAGTTCGCATGGTAGATGGTCAGGTCTTTGAGATCGTCAATGAAGCCAGCGAGGTTCAGTGGTTTGCCATTTAAGTGGGCGCCGTTGAACTGGACAGCGGCCACCCTTAACTTCTTGTCTCCGGGGATTTTCGCACAGGTGAAGCCCTTGTAAACTGAGCTGTCCCGGCAAATTCTGTTGCCTCTCCACGTTTTCGTGATGCCCATGGGATCGTCCGTTACTGTTTTCTTGAATCTCTGGATAGTTCGGATGGCCCTTTtgagttcaattgggagagaggagggagagggaggaggtggtggtggtggcggcggcggaggaggaggtggtggtggcggcggcggaggaggaggtggtggtggcggcggcggaggaggaggtggcggcggcggcgacggCGACGGTGATGgaggtggcggtggcggtggcggcggcggcggcggcggcggcggcggatgaggaggaggtggtggtggaggtggaggtggaggtggaggtggcGGAGGTGACTCTGGAGGGGGGCATTCTGGCGGTGGGGGTGACTCTGGAGGGGGGCATTCTGGCTGTTCAGGAGGGGAGGCAGAGGGGGAGCCGCCACCGCCTATGATGATTTCAAATGTTTCTCTGCTGTTTGAAGCGTTCCCATTTGCTTGCTGGAAGAAGGATgaagagaagatgaaaaaataaaggaCTAGTGGTGCCAATGCAAACGAAGAGAGCTTCCCCATTCCTATcatccactctctctctctctctctctctctctcaaaatccACTTATGTTCCTAAACATTGCAGGGGCAGGCAAAGATTTATAGAAAGGAAGGTTACTCCATGACAAGCTACAAGTGCCCCAGAGTACTGCGCGAGGACCAAGACTTACTTTTTGTATTATTAGAGGGCACCCCACCACTTCTCTTCTTCCCTAATTTCTACTAAATTATTGTGTTAACAGGGGGCTGCCCCAAAGAGTCGCTTTCGTATTTAGTCTTACATTTGTAAAGTaataaagttattttgacaatttgAATTACAGAATATCGGATCAGAGTCCAGTACTGTACTGAGAGCTCGTAGGCAACACCAGCAATTTGGCTTCTTATGCCGAGTAAAATCAGGCGGCATGGCTGATGGGTCTGCCTGCACATGGATGTGGGGGCATTGGCAAAGCTTAGAAGAGCTTGATGACCACCCAAATTCTCTCCACTTTGGATTCAGCTTTGAGATAAGTTGTTCCTGAACAAATAGCTCAAAACAAACCCTATTAAAGAAATGGTCATCTCTCAGTTTCTACGACATGACACAATATGGGGCTCATTCCTAATGTTATGGAGGCCTTCAACAGTGGAGAGTCACACCAGTGACACCTAGTACCATTCTACTACCATACCATGTGCCGAGGTTGCTAAACGATGAGGCTGGAACCATTTTTCTCGGCTTGTCCCACTTCCCAGCAGCGGAAGATGAAGTTCAAAAGGTAAGACAGAGTTGTCTGCCGAAAGAAACACGCATTTTGAAgcagagaaaaaaaagagagaagataggGTCCGAACGAATTGGCCGACTTTGCaagcaaacaaaaataaataaaaaatatcatgcAATGATTGATGCCACTGCCAGTGCCAATTAACCAACTGTCTGTTCGTTTCCGCTCACTGGGGTGTGTAAATTCTGGTTCaaatggaaaaataagactacACTGCTCCAAAACACtagtttgattttaaatttgaaaaatacaggttgtgttttttttgtatttttaatttttcaattttaagttttaaattcattttcaattttttattttgatagaacTGAATATGTaatctttttgtcattttaaaaaattatttttaaaataaaaaattaaaaaaagcgtttactttaaaattttgaaaaaatttattttatgatattttgtttaataaatttaatcattaaatgataaaattaactctttttaataaagttttactattaaattaaaacaataaatttgattaataaattagtgataatttatattaaatattattatacataatatatgtaatatacttaataatataatatatattatcctatcttttaaattataatatagatatattatattttttaaaattttaaataaatatataatttttttaaaatttaaaaatatatttttttctttttcttttacagagccaaaacataaaaaatagattGTGTTTTAATGTTTTGgacttagagattgttttgactgaaaataacaaaaaataagattgcgttctctttactgttttcaagtaatttttaatttttaattttctaaaataatgaaaacacgttctctttattgtttttaaaaatatatttttaaaaataaaaaaaaattgtaaagaaaattcaaaacaacaaaaagttattttgagtgttttcatccaaaataaactctaaactcaaaacacatttatttatttattcatattttattattgtaatgggaaaaaatattacaaaattcattaactttaaaatgtatatatttttttaataatatattaacattaaatatttctaatttactgaataatcaaatttattgaataaaatatcattaaaaaatattttcaaaatttcaaagagaacacattttctaattttctgttttgagaaatagttttttaaaatgagaaaaagaacgcgttttcaattttctaaaaacagactaccaaaacgaaaaattgaaaatgaattcaaaactcaaaactgaaaattgaaaagtaaagagaacacagcctaactttttgttattttgggtttcttttacaattttttttcttgttttcaaaaataacaaaagtaaaCGCATATTCattgttttagaaaactgaaaactaaaaataggctgaaaacaacaaagagaacacaatctaattttgtatttttgatttAGTATCAATCCAAACtgagaactatatatatataggcataagCAGTAAATATATCCTCCAACTCTTTCTTCTAGTCATCTCCGCCAATCCCACCCCACCTAAATTGAAAGTAGACATATCATATctttcaacttttaattttgctATAATTACACATCTCATCTCTCATAAAATTGTGTGTGAGATACACACGCATTTTCAATAGGTTATCAACAAAGGAGGTGGGTCGTTGGCGAGGGATGGGGGGAGGAAACAAAGATTGGCGAcaaaagaaatgagaggaaATCAAGGTCACTAGTGAAAGAGACGAGGGGTTAGTCGGCTAATGGGTGGGTCTATCAGCCTTTGTTTCCTCCCCCTTTCCCTCGTCGACGACGTTTGTTTCATCCCTTTTCCCTTTGCCAGTGACTCATTGACAGTTGACATATATCTCATGAGCAATTTTGTGAGCGATGAGATGTATGATTGtagtaaaattaaaagttgGGGAGTATGAAAGGTCTACTCTCAATTTGAGATATCTCATGAGCAATTTTGTGAGAGATGAGATGTGTGATTGtagtaaaattaaaagttgGGAAGCATGAAAGGTTTACTCTTAATTTGAGAAAGCCAAATGGCTATATAAAAAAAGAGTTTGGAGGGTATATTTATGCCTTAtacccatatacatatatatatatgaaattgaattattttaataaataaaaaattgaatatcaAATTATTGGTgattttatttgagtttatgtatatataatgtgtgtatatatatatatgttaaattcatattaaatgaacacaaaattaatttatttgaccgATTTGGGCTTAGACTATATCGGTTTGGTCCGTTAATTAATCAGTTCAGTCTTTGTCTTcaaattaaaagtttttttttttttatcttgattCAAATCAATTTTACACTTTCTAATATTTACTAATCTTGTTcgtataaaaattatacaattattattttctctctttatcttctctctctctctctctttttttttttttttttttacatcccACATCCACATTGTTTTAGAATAGATCACATGTTAGTTGAAAACAAAACGTTAAGATgtgaataataaataaataaatagtattacAATAAGATTAAGCGCGACTATATCTAACGATAATTGTTcttagaaagaaaagaagaaggatttAATCACATTATTATTACTaaatggaaaaaagaagaaCACTGGGGCTTGAAAATGGGCACCGTTTGGCTGGCAAGAAAAAGAGCTTGAAAGGGAGAGAAAATTATCATTATTGATCCTTGATTACAACTCTGGATCTCCATTCGGTAACCCTTTAACTTCATTATTAGGTACTGTTAGGTGGTCCATCACAATTTTGACGACTGTCTCTTCTGTCCCTAGTAGTAGGACCTAAatgtaaaaatagaaaaaaaaaaaaaaaaaacgtgcATTTTACAATatatgaattgaattgaatactataataataataataataataataatataaaaagaaaagaaaaaagatgataGGTCTCTTTATTTAAGGCCTCGTTTGgtgaatattattatatatacatataacggCAAGTACTGTTACGATCattaagtaattattattatttgtaaaaattggACGATGTGCAATTATAACCACTGTCAAAATGGAGTCTAAATCCAAATGCGACGTGAAAATAACTTCCTTCCATGGGGCATGGCCCCACGTTTTCCGTGAAGCTTCTCTCATGTCCGAATTGAATTGGAGCCTCAATGGATCTGCCTGCCCGGGTAAATATCCGGATCCGAGATTCGGCCGGCGgctctactctctctctctctctctctctctctctgtccctCTGCTGTATATACAGACGGGGGATTGGAAGACGACGATGGCGAACGAGCGTAGAAATTGGTTTGATTCGTAAAACCGAAGGAATCTTTTGGCTTAAACAAACGCAGAGAGAACCACCAGCTGAATCCACCGTCACCAAACTACGGACCAAACCCCGAGCCTTCAAAAGCCTGGCTCTCGAgatcgtctctctctctctactctctGTGGAAAGAAGAACTGAGGAGAGAGAAATGAAGCTCTCGTTGCTGCACCAGAGCTACATCGGCCGACGAAGCAACAGCTTCAGGGGATCCCCGCCGCTGGACGGCTCCGCTGATGGCGGAGCGAAGTCGCCAGCGGCGGTGTTCTGGCTGGTTGTACATTGCCTCTGCTGCCTCATCAGCCTTGTCCTGGGGTTCAGATTCTCTCGCCTTGTCTGCTTCTTGCTTTTCTCCACCGCCAATACCAACATCAACCTGTACTCAACTTCGGCGTTCCGCACCACCGCGGCGATCGCGGATTCACTGACGTCTTCATCCATTAGTTCGCCGCCGAATCGGACAGTCACTTCGAGTAGCCGAGTGGTGGTTGGGCGGCACGGGATCCTGATCCGGCCGTGGCCGCATCCGGATCCGGAGGAGGTCATGAAGGCTCACCGGATAATTGAGAGGGTTCAGATGGAGCAGAGGCTTCAGTATGGCGTAAAAAACCCTAAGACTTTGATTGCTGTAACTCCGACTTATGTCCGGACTTTCCAGACTCTACATCTGACTGGATTGATGCATTCGCTGATGAATGTCCCTTACGATCTCATCTGGATTGTTGTTGAAGCCGGGGGAACCACCAACGAGACTGCTTCGTTGCTTGTCAAGTCGGGGCTTCGGACTATCCACATTGGATTGAATGAGAAGATTCCGATTTCGTGGGACGATCGCCATCGGATGGAGACTCGGATGCGACTTCGAGCTTTGAGGTGAATTAGCCGATCTATTCTTCTCCAATTTGTTCTCCATTTCTTTAAGTTTATTGCATTTGTTTCAGTATTATAATCAGGATTGAGTTTAATTAAGTAGTTCTGCGTTGGACCAGAGTTGTGAGAGAAGAGAAACTAGATGGACTAGTCATGTTTGCGGATGATAGTAATATGCATAGTCTGGAGCTTTTTGATGAGATCCAAAAGGTGGAATGGATTGGGGCTCTTTCGGTTGGCATTCTTGCTCATTCGGGTAATTCTGATGAAGAGGCATCGGGAATTCATAAGGAAGATATAGGGAGCTCGCTTGTGCCCATTCAAGGTCCTGTATGTAATTCATCTGACAAGTTGGCGGGCTGGCATACTTTTAATTCCTTGCCGCATCTAGGGAAGAGCGCAAATTATATTGGGGACAAGGCAACTGTGTTGCCAAGGAAGCTGGAATGGTCTGGATTTGTGCTGAATTCCAGGTTGCTGTGGAAGGAAGCGGACCATAAGCCAGAGTGGGTTAAGGATCTAGATACAGTGGCAGGAGACGGGGAAGATATCGACAGTCCATTATCTCTGCTGAAGAACCCTTCAGTGGTGGAGCCTCTGGGCAGCTGTGGCCGCAAGGTTTTGCTGTGGTGGCTCCGTGTTGAAGCTCGTGCAGATAGCAAGTTCCCTGCCCGGTTAGTCATTTTCTACAGTTCTGATTAATGGTATTGCTTCCATAGTTATGCTAGTCATACCAATATAGCTGGTTCTGACATATAGAGTGGTCATAATGATGATAATTTTGTTCATGATGGAACTCATGTGGAGTCTCCATTAGTTTATGTATGGACAgggtttaaattatttagttaagATCATCACAAGGCAGTGCTTGAATATTTGCAGTACAATTTTGATGTAATAGCCCTTAGATAGTCCATTGTACACAGTGCTAGCTAGTCTTTATACTATCCCCtgatcatttgaattttttagggTTATAGTGGCTTGTGTTTGGCCCTGGACCAGTATGGTAGTATTAGATaccaatctttttttttttttctgattagCATTTTTACCCGTCTACTTTCACTTTTAACATTCTTTGGTACTAGGATCTGTAATAAGTATAGATTGGTGAGAGGAGATGAGATTTTGTATTTTCCATAAAGTTAGGACCCTTCTTTGTCTATAATTGGCTTACTGGAAATATAGGGTCCGTTGCCTCGTAAGACCTTTTGTGAAATAGAAGTAAGTGGAACATGTAATCATTGCAATAATACCTTTATAGCATGTATACAAGTCATAATGTGATAAAAGCATTTGCTCAAGTCATGAAGTTTATGTTGTCATTAGTGGATTAGTAAAGACAACTCTTGATGGTCATGTGTTATCCAGTGAATACAAACACACGTGCTCCACATCCACACGTTACTACATGGATTGCAAGTACTCCCATCCACTCCTTTAACAATTAAAGATACAAT from Diospyros lotus cultivar Yz01 chromosome 9, ASM1463336v1, whole genome shotgun sequence encodes the following:
- the LOC127809695 gene encoding beta-1,4-xylosyltransferase IRX14-like, with translation MKLSLLHQSYIGRRSNSFRGSPPLDGSADGGAKSPAAVFWLVVHCLCCLISLVLGFRFSRLVCFLLFSTANTNINLYSTSAFRTTAAIADSLTSSSISSPPNRTVTSSSRVVVGRHGILIRPWPHPDPEEVMKAHRIIERVQMEQRLQYGVKNPKTLIAVTPTYVRTFQTLHLTGLMHSLMNVPYDLIWIVVEAGGTTNETASLLVKSGLRTIHIGLNEKIPISWDDRHRMETRMRLRALRVVREEKLDGLVMFADDSNMHSLELFDEIQKVEWIGALSVGILAHSGNSDEEASGIHKEDIGSSLVPIQGPVCNSSDKLAGWHTFNSLPHLGKSANYIGDKATVLPRKLEWSGFVLNSRLLWKEADHKPEWVKDLDTVAGDGEDIDSPLSLLKNPSVVEPLGSCGRKVLLWWLRVEARADSKFPARWTIEPPLEVTVPARRTPWPDTPPELPSNDKPTAVIEENREKGTAKTRSHRSRRSSRSKQKREARLADTQASARRPGEK
- the LOC127809697 gene encoding uncharacterized protein At4g06744-like gives rise to the protein MIGMGKLSSFALAPLVLYFFIFSSSFFQQANGNASNSRETFEIIIGGGGSPSASPPEQPECPPPESPPPPECPPPESPPPPPPPPPPPPPPPPHPPPPPPPPPPPPPPPPSPSPSPPPPPPPPPPPPPPPPPPPPPPPPPPPPPPPPPPPSPSSLPIELKRAIRTIQRFKKTVTDDPMGITKTWRGNRICRDSSVYKGFTCAKIPGDKKLRVAAVQFNGAHLNGKPLNLAGFIDDLKDLTIYHANSNNFTGDIRPKIAQQPYLFELDLSNNKLKGAFPASVLLATNLTFLDLRFNYLIGSVPPQVFSMDLDVLFLNNNQFSGQIPGNLGSTPVLYLNLANNRFTGPIPRSIGQAAKSLTEVVLLNNGLSGCLPYEIGLLKEATLFDASKNKLSGPIPHSFGCLKKMQVLNLGSNQLYGSVPEGLCKLKNLYNLTLNNNFFTQVGPECRKLIRRKVLNVSMNCILDLPSQKTPAQCAHFFSKHRSCPDPKSMSYVPCHIDHSAGQETSEEDPPPVPSPSPAYAALQPHP